tgaaaataaaatcaaatatatgtCTACATACATGTGTGTGCATACATGCTGcagcatatttattttgtgatgctttggtttgatcAAAAGTTGCAAAAGaattgaatttgagtttaaattGGATTTAAAAatgtgttaagaaaaataggaaaaggaATTTATTTCCTTCTTCCTTTCTCGAATTTCGGCCCGAGCAGCCCAGCTCCTGTTCGGCCTTACCTCCATCCCAGCTGCCTGCTTCCCCGCAAGCCCGGCTCCGCTCTTTCCGTCTTGCAGCCCATTCCAAGAGGCCACGTCGTAGCAGGCCAGCCCAGTACAGCCACGCCCACACCGTTCCCCTCCTGCGTGCCCTATGATGCTGACGATCTGGTCTCGTCTGTTAGTCGCCTCCCCCCACCTCTAGCTCGTTTCCGCGCTGGACTCCACCGCCGTCGGAAGTCCAAAGCCGCTATGCCTCATCCTTTCCTTCCGCCCAAGCTACTCCCAGCCATAAATATCGGATGCCAATATCGGATGCCCGCATCGTGCCGCTCCCATCCCAAGCTTCAAAGCCGCCTCGCCTTGTCCTGAGCTCACAGTGCCGCCgctagccctagccgccgccaccaAAGCTGCGTGCCGCTTCCATCCGCTCCATGCCGCTATAAGTCGCCTAGTCGAGTTCATCTTGATCTTCTCTTTTTCCAGTGCCTTCGGTTCATCCAGCCGTGGTCCGTAGGCCATATTCCATGCGCGCTGCCCGCCTCCATCCATGGCGCCACCGTCGGAGCTCATCGTCGACACGCCGGCGTCTTTCATCCCCTCCCGATTTGTTTTGGGCCGTTCGATCTTGATCCAACGGCCGTTATCTTGTCATACCCCTTTGCCTGGCCTTTTTGCAAACAAGCCCCTGAAGTTTTCTAGTATAGAACCCACCGTCCCTGCattttttctaaagagcccctgttTTTTTAAATAGGATCCGCAGTCCTTAGGCAgatttaaaatcagattttaattattttaaattcaaaaattaagtttcatctatttacaaaattgccactaccttattttcgttttaactccgatttgatccgttcaagttgtgttataTTCGTAaattcataatctacatgttcatactactgttaggtatgttttcaacttttgaaattcgaggttagatttaatctattattttactaaaggaaatcttgtttaattcatatcttcttcgttttagctccgatttttgtgatcttcgcgtctgtgtgttcatagcgagacgtagattcgttttacaaacttttcatcttgatcttatgctgttggtgtactgttctaatctatagcctttgttgCTATGTATGATTGCTTCTGTATGCTTAtatgttgttgtgattatcgagtatagacggtgagtaattcatgggtgatcaagagtactactttgatgagcaggatcagcaggaacactttgtttgaggcaagtatagcatgggatcatccttgtttcctatcgactttaatacatttaatttatattgcatgtgtctcctttATAGGGATTCCCTAAAATTTAACTTATACATtttctcctatgggatatgcattgggtagcgttgctagtgctcaactaaactatgatcttataacttgattaatggtatatgcaagaaacattaaaatatgactttttagtaacttggaaacatggggctggggtatttagctactttctaaagtCCTAGGCTCTAATATTTACTTGCTTGATAAATTGTTCGTTTTGGTTGATTACAGGTGGTAACTAGCTGACAAACATAAAAAATGTTAGTTTCGTCTACatttgtttatttttgcaaaGCTCCTTTAATTATGGACTTTattaggccctgttcggctggctcATTTTTCGGCtgatactgatttgttgtgagagaaaaatactattctatggTTGAAAAGTAGCGTtcataagttcaagcgaacagggcagttGTTTCCAATTGGCAGTTTCCAAAGAAAAATGTGAAATAAGTGGATGCTTTCCGGTTCTAGCATGTATGTTTTATGCAATCCCAGTACTCTTATCCCCTTGATTCATCTACACGTAACTTTTATTTTAGAGAGTGAATTTTCCAGTGCATCATATAGCTCCATCTTCAAGCGATGCTTCATAAACATAGTCAACACAATGGTGCTGCATGCTGGCAGCAGGCATGGGCTTGCGGCAGACTGACACTAGACCTAGACTCTCGGCACTTTGGCACCATGGAATGGCAGCAGGCTAAGAGGTGGCGGTGGGGGCTAAAGCGATGGAGATGTCTCAGCTCTGCGCCAGAACTGTGCTGGTGCAGAGAAGCGCCATTTGATGCTTATGTTTGATTATTTGAAATTAGCATAACTGTGAGAGTTATACAATATCGTAGTGATATATTCAAACAATGTATGGAAATATTGAATAAAAAGTCAACAAATTATTTAATTGTATTACGATGATATATATTCAAATAACATATGGATAATGTTTATGAATAGATTCTATTCATATTCACTATATCAAAAAGTTTTCATAGCACATGCGTGTCGCACGTGCATGTCTACTAGTAATATTAAATAAGTACTTAATTATACTTTCATACTATATTTTacttggtgtcataaatattaatatatttatcTATATATTTTATCAAGCTTTAGATATATGAATAAAAAATGCGTCTAAAATTGCGGACCCGTTTGAATCCCATGTGATTGAATCCGGAATAAAAAATCCCATAATCCTAGTATGTCACCTAAACGGTCTAGATTCTAAAGTGATTTTAATTCATACTCCCTCCTTCCCAAAAATAACTGTCGTTCTAGTttccgagaaataactttgattaattttatataaaaaggtattaatatttatggtacacaattaatatcattagatagattgtttaatgctttttcataataaatttttttggagatacaaatgttgcatgtgttttctacaaatctagtcgaACTTATGGCATGAAAACCCAAAGCGACAgttaatttgggacggagggagtagatttTTAGAATTTTATAATcgaataaagctattatgattatTTTTATCTAGATTCTCAAAATCTAGTGGGATTCAAATGATACATTATTTCTTAGCTAGACGTTAGGTTGCCGTCGTCCTTCCCAAACTTTATTGTTGATGGCCAAGTGGGGCACAACGTGGCGGTCACGAGTTACTCTGGATTGTGGGCATGCTTAGGGTCTggtcttagggcctgtttggattatGTGAGATTCTAGAATCTAGCTCATAGAATATAGGGCTCCGAACAGCCGTAGCTTCTAGCTAACTTCTGGAATCTACAGACCCCAGATTCCGTAATCTGGTAAGCTCAGGGACCGAACTTCTTGCAGCTTCTAGACATCAAAAGACCCATTATGCCCCTCTTTCTTCCATAGTAGCAGCATAAAAAATAAAAGAGTAAGGACATTTTGGTAATTTTAATCTGAAAAGTTGTCTATCTTAGCTTATGCAATCTATCAGTCCAAACCAGCTCCAACTTATTAGCTTTTATAATCTAGCTTGTAAGTAGTAACAGTCAAGCTTTTAGAAGTCACCTTCAACAATCTATGCGGTATCCAAACGCCTTAATAAGGGTGACGAGGAGGGCTGAACCGACAGCTAAAGGGACACTCGTACAGGTAGTTGCGAAACAAGTGGAACAAGTGGCACTAACCGATAAGCAGAAGATGTTCCTCCGCTCCAATTGCAGGTGCGTGCGCAGAAGGACGATTCTAGAGCATTCAGCAACAGTACGTACAGTAATTCGTGCCTAGCATTGGCCTGATCTCTGAAACGGGGCTCATCTGGAATTGAAGGTTCATCTTTTTTTGAGAGGGAAATCGAAGGAGCAAGTGGAACAAGTGGCACCAATTGACAAAAGCAGCACAAGATGCTGCGCGCCAATTTGGGTCGCCTGCGCCGCAGGACGATTCTTTGTTAGTGCTAATGTGTTCAGCAATATTACGTGATTCATGCTTAGCCGGTTAGCCCAAGCAACGacggttgtttttttttttccaaatgaaGGGCAGTTGTTGTGGTGTGACCATGACATCATTGCTAGGTAGTAGTACATGGGGTAGTGCAGTGAAATCCTTTCACTTCGGTCCCAAACAAGTTCACTATTACAAAAAAGCGTTTATAGCAACCGGATAATTTTTTTTAGAGCGGCTGGTGATAGGGCCGcctctacagtggcgtgctcgggacccacgagaccggccgcccctacaaatgacatagtaggggcggctggtgatagagccgctcctacaaatgggtcgatttgtagaggcggctggtatgTAGAGGCCCCTACACACCTCTCAAGTCCGGCCACAAAATAGGCTTCTCAAATACTCGGCCCGTCTCACGTACTGGCATTCCACCCAGCCTGGTCGGCCCACTCCCCGGGGCTAGGGTTTTAACGAAGCGTATAAGAGCTCCCACCCGAGCATCCACCCACGCCTCCTCCAAACCCTAGCGCCGGCGCCTCCACTTCGCTTCCTCACCCCATCTCCTCCCGCTCAGGTATCCCATCTCCGCCTCCGAGTCCACCATCGATCTAGCGCCGTGTTCTCTGATTATTATCTCCCCGTGCGCTGGTTGCTGATCCGTGCTCTGCTTTTTGAATCTCCTCCTTGGCCGCAGGGTCTGGCGGCAAAGGGAAGGCAAGATGTACACCGTgaggaagaagatccagaaggagAAGGGCCTTGAGCCCTCCGAGTTCGAGGACTCCGTCGCCCAGGTGAGCTGAGTGCCAATCCCCCTCCTCTCTCATCCCACTGTTGCGTTTCCTTTCCTTCGGACTGGTGCTCTGTGTGTGGTTGCTCATGTGTCGGGGTTGTGATGTGTTTTCGGCTGGTTTTTGTTGTACCTGTAGGCTTTCTTCGACCTGGAGAACGGCAACCAGGAGCTCAAGAGCGACCTCAAGGACCTATACATCAACAATGCTATGTAAGATTACAATTTCTTCCTACTATCTATTGTCGCCTGTTGAGATGTAGTAGCCTGTGGTTTTTGGTTTAGACATTGGGTGACGATGCTTGTTGTGACTTTGCAGCCAGATGGATGTTGCCGGGAGCAGGAAGGCTGTTGTGATCCACGTCCCgtaccgcctgcgcaaggccttcCGGAAGATCCACGTCAGGCTTGTCTGGGAGCTTGAGAAGAAATTCAGCGGCAAGGTGAATTTCTCATTTTGTTTTTCTACTGCTGTGTTTAGTTTATATGCTAATTGTAGCTACTGCATAAGCCAGGACGAGGTAATGGATTTAGATGCCATGTGGGACTCTCGCAAAAAATTGGTTGTCATGAACAGCTAAGCTGTGGTCACAGCTGATTGTCAATATTGTCGTCCTCATATATGTAGTCCATTCCTTTGGCTTGTTTCAATGTTTGAATTATGAGTTCATGATGGAATGAGAAGAAACTTCTGACTCTCTTTGCCAATTTATTACATGTTAGACATATCTACTTGTACTACACATACTACCtctattttttgttttgttaGCACTTAAGTGCTTGCTTGGTctttttgtgatatatatatatatatatatatatatatatatatatatatatatatatatatatatatatatatatatatatgtgtgtgtgtgtgtgtgtgtgtgttttgttgtcataatatgagtctgtttgttattattgtgagtcttgtactatagaagatgtTTAGAAACTTTTGGCTAAACAATCTTGTTTGAGCCACAATATTACAGTCAAGTATGCCAAGATGCTTAATCTTGTATTTTACTCATCACAGAATGATTTGGGGGAGCACGTGTTggtaatttaattttttttttgcggaaCAATGTACTGTACGGGCGGTTATAGACTGAACTGCCCCAACAAACAGgtattgtaggggcagctggtactatagctacccctacaaatcgattttgtacAAATCAATTTGCAgggacggctgataacaccagccgtctctacaaatcgatttgtaagggcg
This sequence is a window from Miscanthus floridulus cultivar M001 chromosome 10, ASM1932011v1, whole genome shotgun sequence. Protein-coding genes within it:
- the LOC136489755 gene encoding small ribosomal subunit protein eS7-like; translation: MYTVRKKIQKEKGLEPSEFEDSVAQAFFDLENGNQELKSDLKDLYINNAIQMDVAGSRKAVVIHVPYRLRKAFRKIHVRLVWELEKKFSGKEEKHSL